In Pirellulales bacterium, the genomic stretch TCTGGCCGCCATTGGCATCGCCTTTTTTTCGCTGATGACGTTGTACTTGCGGCAAAGCCTGCTCTTCCAAGGCGAAACGATTGAAGAAATTGTGCTGGCCAATCGCTTGCCAAAAACCCCGGCGGCGGAAACCACGGCGGCAGCCCTGTCGGAAGTGCGGCGGGAAAACGAAGGCCAGACCGGTGAAACCGGAATTACTCCCTCCAAAACCGAGACCATCATCAACGAAGAATCCCCAGATTTGGTCGAAGCCGTCACCGCCACGCCGTTCAAAGAGGAGCAGCATACCGAATCGTCCAAAGCCTCCCGGACCGAGTTGGAAGTGTCGTTTTTTCTCGGCCTGGTAGGCCTGGGCGTGGGCATTGGCTGTTCGTTGGCCGGATATTTTTCCGGCAACCGATTGGAGTTGGGCCTGGTGCCCATTGGCCTGTCGCTGCTGATTGTCACCACGGCGGCCTTGTCGTTGGTGGTGCCCAACAAATATCAGATGATTGGCTGCCTCATTGCCGTCGGCGTTGCGGCCGGCTTGTACATTGTGCCGCTGTACACGCTCTTGCAGCATCGCTCGCCCAAGGAAAGCAAAGGCAATTTGGTCGCCACGAGCAATTTTTTGAACGTCGTGGGGGGCTTGCTGGCCGTGTTGGTGTTCTATTTTATCACCGCGCGGCTGCAGTCGTTTTTGGGGCTGACGCTGCATATGAAAGCCGTGAAAACCCATCCCGATTTAATCACCGCCTACCAGGGACAACTGATCCGCGCCCTGCGCATACCGAAAATCCTGTTTCTGTTTGCCAGCCTGATCACGCTGCTGATGCTCGGCCTGGCCTGGTGGCAACGGCCCGATTTTGTGCTGCGCGCGATTTCCTGGATTCGCTCCGCTCGCCGCCGGCATTTGCGCGCCCTGGGATTGGATAACATTCCCGCCAACGGGCAAGTGATTTTAATCAGCAACTCGCACGATTTTGAGCATTGGATTCACGTGGTTTCCACCGTCGACCGCTTCACCCGTTTTGTGGCCCCGCCCGATGCTCCGGCCGACAACATGCTGCGGGGCGTGGCGTTAAGCACCGGCGTGATGATCGCCGCCACGCGAAATGTCGAGCTTTCGGCGGAAGATAACGCCTTGGCCCGCGGCCTGGTGACGCTCGGCCAAGGCTACCTGTTGGGTCTGAGCCTGGCGGAAGATTTTTCCGCCGACGCCGGCCAGAAAGGCTTTGAGCATTTGCTATCCGAGTTGCGCGCCAAAGTGCCGGCCACGATTCTGCCCGTTTATTGTGGCGAACACCCGACCCATCCCGAGGCGCTCCGTTTTCCCCAGCTGCACACCTACGTGGTAATTGGCACGCCCCTGCCGCCCGACACGCCGCTGGCCGAAATCCGCGCCGCCGTAGCGGCACTGGGGACGTAAGGCGAGGAGAGTGGGATTCCCGCTAAACCGCAAGCGGATTCACGCATTCTCTTTCTGCTCGCCGCCGACTGCCTACTGCATGCCGCCTACTGCCTGCCGCTATTCCCACTCAATCGTGGCTGGCGGTTTACTGCTAATGTCGTACACCACGCGATTGATGCCGCGGACTTCATTGATGATCCGCGACGAGATCTTCGCCAGCAGCTCGTGCGGCAGGCGGCTCCAATCGGCGGTCATAAAATCTTCCGTGTCGACCGCCCGCACCGCCACCGTGTCTTCATAAGTCCGCGCGTCGCCCATCACACCCACGCTTTGCACCGGCAGCAACACGGCGAACACCTGGGCCGTTTGCCGATACAATCCGGCCGCACGAATTTCGTGCACCACAATGGCATCGGCTTCGCGCAATTTATCCAACCGCTTGCGACTCACTTCCCCCAGGCAGCGCACGGCCAGGCCCGGGCCGGGAAACGGATGCCGCCAGACAATTTCTTCCGGCAATCCCAATTGCACTCCCAGGCGGCGCACTTCGTCCTTAAATAAATCGCGCAGCGGCTCGATCAGTTCAAAGCCCAACTCCGCCGGCAATCCGCCCACATTGTGATGCAGCTTGATCGTCGCCGCGGGCCCGTCCACTGCCGCCCCGCTTTCAATCACGTCAGGATACAGCGTCCCCTGCGCTAAAAAGTGGGCTCCTTGAATGCGCGCCGCCTCGGCTTTGAAGCAGTCGATAAACACGTGCCCAATCCGCCGCCGTTTTTCTTGCGGATCGGTGACGCCCGCCAGCGCCGCTAAAAACTGCTCCTCCGCCTTCACCACGTGCAAATCGGTTTTGAAGTGCGTGGTGAATTCGCGGATAATCGCCGCCTCTTCATCTTTGCGCAACAGGCCGTTGTCGACCAAAATGCACGACAGTTGCGGCCCAATCGCTTCCGCCAACAGCGCCGCCACCACGGCCGAATCGACTCCGCCCGACAGGCCGCAAATCACGCGCTGCTGCCCGACGCGCTTTCGCACTTCGCGGATGGTTTGCTCGGCGAAATCGGCCAGTTGCCATGTGCCCTGACAGCCGCAAATGTGCGTGAGGAAGTTTTTTAAAATCGCCTTGCCCGGCGGCGTGTGCGTTACCTCGGGATGAAATTGCAGGCCGTAAATTGGCAGCCGCTTGTGCTTCACGGCCGTGATGGGGCACGTTTCGGTCCGGGCCAGCGGCACAAAGTCGCTGGAAACCGCGCTCACCTGATCGCCGTGGCTCATCCACACTTCCGTTTGTGCAGAAATACCGGCGAATAGGCCTGCGCCGTGCTCGTCGCTGCGGGGCAGTACCGTACACTGTGCCCGCCCAAATTCCCGCGACGGGTGGCTTTCAACTTTTCCTCCCAGCGCCTCGCACACCAACTGCATGCCGTAGCAAATGCCCAGCACCGGAATGCCCAGCTCGAACAATTTCGGATCGCAATGCGGCGCGCCCTTTTCGTACACGCTGGCCGGGCCGCCAGAGAGAATCAAACCTCGCGGAGCAATTTCCCGCACCCGCGCCGGCGTAATGTCGTACCGCACAATTTCGCAGTACACATTCTGCTCGCGCACCCGCCGGGCAATCAGTTGCGCAAATTGCGAACCGAAATCCAGCACCAGCACTTTTTCCGCGGCAATGCCCAACGATTTTTCCGGCACGATGGCAATCGACATGGTTTAAATCACGTTCATGACATAGCCCGACTGTGTCAGTCGGGCGCACACCCATTGAACTTCCACTTGAAACACAAACCGCCCGAGACAATCTCCCCGGGCGGAAACCGAGATTATAGAACCCGCCCGACTCATCGGCTAGTTGGCGATTTTTGTGGGCAGAGTATGGGTGCCACAAAACGGGCAAAAATTTGGCCAACGATTCATCCCCCATCATACCCGATTCATCCTGCCTCCTCACCGCCTCGCAATCCAACCCAGGAAAAAATGCGTCGGCACGTACACGCACAGCGGGACGAAGAGCAACAACACAATCAAATATCCAACCGGCGTTAGCCGCTTTTGCAACTGCCCCACGCCATACACAAAATTAATGTTCTCCTGCGGCGTGGAAATAAAATAGCACGCCGGCACCACCACCCACCACACCACGGTTTGCATCACCAGCGCCCGCGGGTCGTAACCGGTTTGCATCACCTGCCACAGCAGCAGCCACGGCAGCCAGATGTGAAACAGCGACACAAGCCGAATCCACAGCGGAATTTCCCGCTGGAACATGTATTTGCTCAGGCCCAGGAATTTTTCTCCTAGGGCCAGCTTCAGCAAAATGTCGATGCCCCAGATAATTTCCAACACCAGCACCGACACCGCTTCCACGCTAACGAGCAACCGGTTCGGCCACCACAGCGCAATTGTGCTGCCGAAAAGCGCAACGTCCGACATCCACAAAAAATTTTGCGGCCTGTATTGCCACCAATAAGCCGGCACCAGCACCGCGACAAATGCAGTCTGAAGTATCGCAATCACCCACATCATCGTGCCCAAATAAAGCCGCAATTTTTTCCCAGCGTCTACACAGCGCAGCGTATCGTAGCGTCTTGGCCCGATTCTGTCATTTTCAAAAACTCGCGCGCTCGTTGTCTGCCTGCGGCTCTAGCGATATAGTGAATCGCTCCGAAGAACATCAGCTCCGGCCGGGTGGCACTAACAAGCGCGGCGACTGTCAGTGCCACGCACAACTCTCAACATTACCCCGTGCAAATTCTCCTCACCAACGACGATGGCATTTTCGCCCCCGGCCTGGCCGCCATGGAAAAGGCCCTCGCGCGCCTGGGGAACGTCACCGTGTGCGCCCCGGCCACGGAGCAAAGCGGCGTCGGCCACTCCATCACCTTTCTCACGCCGCTAGTGGTGAAAGAAATTGTCGAAGGCAACCGCCGCCGCTGGGCCGTCGATGGCAGCCCGGCCGATTCGGTCAAAATTGGCATCGCCGAATACTGCCCGCAGCGCCCCGACCTGGTGGTCAGCGGCATCAACGGCGGACTGAACTCCGGCATCAATGTGCTATACAGCGGCACCGTGGCCGCGGCCGTCGAAGGGGCGTTTTTCGGCATCACTAGCGTTGCGGTGTCGCTAGAATGGGACGAGCGCTTCCAGTTCGAAAAGGCCGCCGACATCGCGCTGGCGGTCATCGAAAAAATTCTGGCCAACCAAGGCAACCGGCCCACGCTGTATAATCTCAACATTCCCACGGCCGCGCTGGGCAAGCCGCCGCACGTAAAAGTGGTGCCCATGGCCGTTCAGCAATACGGCGAGAAGTATGAAAAACGAACCGACCCGCGCGGCCGCAATTATTATTGGGCCATGGGCGGGCCGCCGACTTCCATCGGCGACGAAGCCACCGATTTAAGCGAACTGGAAAAAGGATTCATCACGCTCACGCCGCTGCATTTCGATTTAACCCGCCACAATTTTATTGCCCCCATGCAAAAATGGAACTGGATATAGTGGTAGGCGGTATGCGATAGGCGGTACGTGGTCAACAGCGATTAGCAATTAGTGGCGCAGTAGCCGGATGCTCACAGCATCCGGACCGGAAGGCGTGGCCTTCTGGCTATGTAGGAGCACCGCAGTAGCGTTTAGCCGTGACCAGCAACCAAGCGCAGTGCCGTAGGATCGAGCGCAATCGTTCCGCATTCCCCACTCCCCATTCCGCATTCCCCATTTTCGATTCCCCATGCAATCCGACTCGTCCTACCTTTGCGACAGTTGCGGCGAGGAAATCATTATTCCCATCGACGTTTCGGCGGGCGAAAGCCAAGAGTACGTCGAAGATTGCCCGGTCTGTTGTCATCCCAACATTGTGCACGTCGAAATCGACGACGATCAAACCGTGCGCGTCTGGGCCGAAAAGGAATAAAGCTCAGCCAATGTTCAAATGAGCCGCGCCCGTCAGGAAGCGGTTCTCAAGCGCGAGCCTGGCGGTCGAATCTGCCGCAGATGAATCCGCAGTCGGCCGTTCTAGCGATGGCAATGGTCTCGGCTCGTTGCCCACCTCACGGGCAGGCATTATCATTGCACCATTAAGACCCATACTCCGCTTGCCGCCAATCCGCTCCTGTGCCCCAAATCTCACTCTTCAATAACGAATCGGCCCGTGCCGCACGCCAGCCGAAAGCCGATCGCCTCGTCCTTAAACGGCTTCTTGAACACGCCGCCGGCAGCTTCCATCTGACGGACGAAAAAATTGCCGCAGCACATCAGGTTCTAATCAAATGGGCCGAGCTCGAATCGTCCGGCCGGCTGAAAGAATTCAAAGAAACCCAGATGCAGTGGCAATTCCTCCAGGAGGTTTTCGGTTCCGCGCTCGGTTACATCCTGCCGACCGAAAACGCCCCGAATTGGTATCAGGAGCAGCACCGCAAAATCGGCGATGAAACTCCCGACGCCGTTCTTGGAAAGTTCTCGCAAGGAAAGGAAGGAGATTTGCGTGGCGTTGTTGAATTAAAAGGCCCAAACATCCATCTCGACCGCGATCGTACCCGCCACGGGACGGCGGTCGATCAGTGCTGGAACTATCTCGTCAACACGCCCACGACTTGCCGCTGGGGCATCGTCTCCAACATTATCAGTTTTCGCCTCTACGAACGCGATTCCACCAAACGCCGCTACGAGCACTTCACGCTTCAAAGCCTGCGCAAGCTTGACCAATTCAAGCAATTCTATGCGCTTTTTCACCGCCCAGGCCTCATCGACGAAAACAAGGCCGGCCAACTGCTGCGCGACACCAACAACCGCCAGCGCGAAGTCGGCGAGGAGCTCTACGAAAACTACTCCACCAACCGCGTCGAGCTAATCCGCTACCTGCATGCCAACCATACGGTCGACGAGGCGATCGAAATGGCCCAGCGCTTGTTCGATCGTGTCATCTTTATTGCCTTTTGCGAAGACCGCAGCCTGCTGCCGGAAGACACCATCAAAAAAGCCGGCACGGCGGGCGGCTTTTACGATGTTACCAATCCCAAATGGCAAAACTTTAAGCGACTGTTTGGCTTTATCAACGTCGGCAACAATGTCCACGACATCCCCAAGT encodes the following:
- a CDS encoding CPXCG motif-containing cysteine-rich protein — translated: MQSDSSYLCDSCGEEIIIPIDVSAGESQEYVEDCPVCCHPNIVHVEIDDDQTVRVWAEKE
- the guaA gene encoding glutamine-hydrolyzing GMP synthase, whose protein sequence is MSIAIVPEKSLGIAAEKVLVLDFGSQFAQLIARRVREQNVYCEIVRYDITPARVREIAPRGLILSGGPASVYEKGAPHCDPKLFELGIPVLGICYGMQLVCEALGGKVESHPSREFGRAQCTVLPRSDEHGAGLFAGISAQTEVWMSHGDQVSAVSSDFVPLARTETCPITAVKHKRLPIYGLQFHPEVTHTPPGKAILKNFLTHICGCQGTWQLADFAEQTIREVRKRVGQQRVICGLSGGVDSAVVAALLAEAIGPQLSCILVDNGLLRKDEEAAIIREFTTHFKTDLHVVKAEEQFLAALAGVTDPQEKRRRIGHVFIDCFKAEAARIQGAHFLAQGTLYPDVIESGAAVDGPAATIKLHHNVGGLPAELGFELIEPLRDLFKDEVRRLGVQLGLPEEIVWRHPFPGPGLAVRCLGEVSRKRLDKLREADAIVVHEIRAAGLYRQTAQVFAVLLPVQSVGVMGDARTYEDTVAVRAVDTEDFMTADWSRLPHELLAKISSRIINEVRGINRVVYDISSKPPATIEWE
- the surE gene encoding 5'/3'-nucleotidase SurE is translated as MQILLTNDDGIFAPGLAAMEKALARLGNVTVCAPATEQSGVGHSITFLTPLVVKEIVEGNRRRWAVDGSPADSVKIGIAEYCPQRPDLVVSGINGGLNSGINVLYSGTVAAAVEGAFFGITSVAVSLEWDERFQFEKAADIALAVIEKILANQGNRPTLYNLNIPTAALGKPPHVKVVPMAVQQYGEKYEKRTDPRGRNYYWAMGGPPTSIGDEATDLSELEKGFITLTPLHFDLTRHNFIAPMQKWNWI
- a CDS encoding MFS transporter; translation: MFTPSPTLKSRSFMGLVLSQFLAAFNDQASNIVATFYGIDMLVRFVAIGWIDAKAVISIVTACFITPFFLFSPLAGILADKYSKRNIVVFWKLAEVGIMAVALFALLLPHTASWGWASPQTLAVISSALMISIVFLMGTHSTFFIPAKYGMMPEILDTSVLSRGNGLLEGTSFVATILGTVFGGVLYGTVWIKSEVDSTAAVNVLHSGREWIIGLVLFLLALCGAAASLLIRRIPAAAPEMPLTFDPVVPLKKNLTVLKRSRPLILAAIGIAFFSLMTLYLRQSLLFQGETIEEIVLANRLPKTPAAETTAAALSEVRRENEGQTGETGITPSKTETIINEESPDLVEAVTATPFKEEQHTESSKASRTELEVSFFLGLVGLGVGIGCSLAGYFSGNRLELGLVPIGLSLLIVTTAALSLVVPNKYQMIGCLIAVGVAAGLYIVPLYTLLQHRSPKESKGNLVATSNFLNVVGGLLAVLVFYFITARLQSFLGLTLHMKAVKTHPDLITAYQGQLIRALRIPKILFLFASLITLLMLGLAWWQRPDFVLRAISWIRSARRRHLRALGLDNIPANGQVILISNSHDFEHWIHVVSTVDRFTRFVAPPDAPADNMLRGVALSTGVMIAATRNVELSAEDNALARGLVTLGQGYLLGLSLAEDFSADAGQKGFEHLLSELRAKVPATILPVYCGEHPTHPEALRFPQLHTYVVIGTPLPPDTPLAEIRAAVAALGT